A genomic region of Papaver somniferum cultivar HN1 chromosome 7, ASM357369v1, whole genome shotgun sequence contains the following coding sequences:
- the LOC113298209 gene encoding probable thimet oligopeptidase isoform X1: MAKQDKKERKILAFTGGIAIAAFALNLIISAIHNNKQKNKNKSKKDIPGSNVRVNLTASEILKLADQVIAKSKEVYSAVASVSLDKVTYANVILPIAELEARQFPLVQSCVFQKMVAISEEVRKASAEAEKKIDDHILMCSKRDDVYRVIKAFTTKGEWINPEAERYVQCLVQDFERNGLNLSSSKREEVQRLRAQIDELSMRYIQNLNDDCTSLLFSEADLLGLPPKFIQSLDKANNGKLKINLRGQHVSPLLEHCKVGSTRKMVAIAYGRRCGETNLSLLENLVQRRHKLARLLGYSNYADYAVEPRMAKMSAKVFEFLENISISLTDLATKELAALKDLKKQEEGQSPFGMEDLLYYVKRAEQQKLDLDYGVVNQYFPISLVLSGIFKIFQDLFGLKFEEMADAEVWHNDVLCFSALDLSSSELLGYFYLDLYAREGKYDQTCVVSLQNGSLSSNGARQMPVALLLSHFQNEVDGSSRLLRFSEVVNLFHELGHVVHHICNRASFARFSGFHVDPDFVEIPSQVLENWCYESSTLKLMSGFHQDITKPVTDEMCSSLKKRRDSFSAIKLKQEILLCLLDQIIHSSENVDTMELLKHLHPKVMLGLPILEGTNPASSFPRLAIGYEATCYSRIWSEVFAADIFATKFQDGLVNPHVGMQFRNKVHEFYSTILWFRSTEQLKPCLHYMQVLAPGGSKEPIELLSDFLGREPSIQAYIDNKTKNSL; the protein is encoded by the exons ATGGCGAAACAAGAtaagaaagagagaaaaatattagcATTTACAGGTGGAATAGCTATTGCAGCTTTTGCTCTAAACCTAATCATCTCAGCCATTCATAAcaataaacaaaaaaacaagaacAAATCCAAAAAAG ATATTCCAGGTTCAAATGTTCGTGTTAATTTGACGGCGAGTGAGATACTTAAATTAGCTGATCAAGTAATTGCAAAATCTAAAGAGGTTTATAGTGCAGTAGCTTCAGTCTCACTAGACAAG GTTACATATGCGAATGTGATTTTGCCTATTGCAGAACTAGAAGCACGTCAATTTCCATTAGTACAGTCATGTGTGTTTCAAAAGATGGTTGCTATTTCGGAGGAAGTTCGTAAAGCTAGTGCTGAAGCTGAGAAGAAGATAGATGATCATATCCTTATGTGCAG CAAGCGTGATGATGTGTATCGTGTAATCAAGGCTTTTACCACAAAAGGTGAATGGATTAACCCAGAAGCAGAACGTTACGTTCAGTGCCTG GTTCAGGATTTTGAGCGGAATGGATTGAACCTATCTTCCAGCAAAAGAGAAGAAGTTCAACGATTGCGAGCTCAAATTGATGAGCTGAGCATGCGGTATATCCAAAACTTGAATGATGATTGCACTTCTCTTCTCTTCAGTGAGGCAGATCTGCTTGGATTGCCACCAAAATTTATTCAG AGCTTGGACAAGGCCAACAATGGAAAATTAAAGATCAACCTTAGAGGTCAGCATGTTTCTCCATTACTAGAGCATTGCAAG GTGGGAAGCACGAGGAAGATGGTGGCAATTGCCTATGGTCGGAGATGCGGAGAAACCAATCTTTCCCTCTTAGAAAATCTG GTTCAGAGACGTCATAAACTTGCTAGGTTGCTTGGCTATTCAAACTATGCTGACTATGCTGTTGAGCCTAGAATGGCGAAGATGTCTGCTAAG GTGTTTGAGTTCCTAGAGAACATCTCTATCAGTTTAACGGACTTGGCTACTAAAGAACTTGCTGCACTTAAAGATCTGAAG AAGCAAGAGGAAGGGCAATCTCCCTTTGGAATGGAAGACCTACTGTATTATGTGAAAAGGGCTGAACAACAGAAGCTTGATCTTGACTATGGAGTTGTCAATCAATATTTTCCTATTAGCTTGGTTCTTTCAGGgattttcaaaattttccaaGACCTATTTG GCCTAAAATTTGAGGAGATGGCAGATGCTGAGGTTTGGCATAATGATGTTCTCTGTTTCTCTGCTTTGGACTTAAGTTCTAGTGAGCTCTTAGGTTATTTCTACCTAGATCTCTATGCCAG GGAAGGGAAGTATGACCAAACTTGTGTTGTGTCCCTGCAAAATGGTTCTTTATCATCAAATGGTGCACGCCAG ATGCCAGTAGCACTACTATTGTCCCACTTCCAAAATGAAGTTGACGGTAGCTCTCGGTTGTTGCGATTCTCGGAGGTGGTTAATCTTTTCCACGAACTTGGTCATGTG GTCCATCATATCTGCAATCGTGCGTCATTTGCTAGATTCTCGgggttccatgttgatccagatTTTGTTGAGATTCCTAGTCAAGTTCTAGAAAACTG GTGTTACGAAAGCAGCACTTTGAAGTTAATGTCTGGTTTCCATCAG GACATTACTAAACCAGTTACAGATGAAATGTGCTCTTCATTGAAGAAAAGGCGGGATTCATTTTCtgcaattaagttgaagcaagaaaTTCTTCTCT GTCTTTTGGATCAAATTATACATTCAAGTGAAAATGTTGACACAATGGAACTACTCAAGCATCTTCACCCAAAG GTGATGTTAGGGTTACCAATTCTAGAGGGAACAAATCCAGCTTCAAGTTTTCCACGTCTTGCTATTGGTTATGAAGCCACTTGCTATAGTCGCATTTGGAGTGAG GTTTTTGCTGCGGATATATTTGCAACCAAGTTTCAAGATGGCCTTGTAAATCCTCATGTAGGCATGCAGTTCAGAAATAAGGTACATGAATTCTATTCGACTATTTTATGGTTCAGAAGTACAGAACAGCTAAAACCTTGTCTGCATTATATGCAGGTATTGGCCCCTGGAGGATCAAAAGAACCCATCGAGCTTTTATCAGACTTTTTGGGAAGAGAACCATCAATTCAAGCTTATATTGACAACAAAACGAAGAACAGTTTGTGA
- the LOC113298209 gene encoding probable thimet oligopeptidase isoform X3: MAKQDKKERKILAFTGGIAIAAFALNLIISAIHNNKQKNKNKSKKDIPGSNVRVNLTASEILKLADQVIAKSKEVYSAVASVSLDKVTYANVILPIAELEARQFPLVQSCVFQKMVAISEEVRKASAEAEKKIDDHILMCSKRDDVYRVIKAFTTKGEWINPEAERYVQCLVQDFERNGLNLSSSKREEVQRLRAQIDELSMRYIQNLNDDCTSLLFSEADLLGLPPKFIQSLDKANNGKLKINLRGQHVSPLLEHCKVGSTRKMVAIAYGRRCGETNLSLLENLVQRRHKLARLLGYSNYADYAVEPRMAKMSAKVFEFLENISISLTDLATKELAALKDLKKQEEGQSPFGMEDLLYYVKRAEQQKLDLDYGVVNQYFPISLVLSGIFKIFQDLFGLKFEEMADAEVWHNDVLCFSALDLSSSELLGYFYLDLYAREGKYDQTCVVSLQNGSLSSNGARQMPVALLLSHFQNEVDGSSRLLRFSEVVNLFHELGHVVHHICNRASFARFSGFHVDPDFVEIPSQVLENWCYESSTLKLMSGFHQDITKPVTDEMCSSLKKRRDSFSAIKLKQEILLCLLDQIIHSSENVDTMELLKHLHPKVMLGLPILEGTNPASSFPRLAIGYEATCYSRIWSEVFAADIFATKFQDGLVNPHVGMQFRNKVLAPGGSKEPIELLSDFLGREPSIQAYIDNKTKNSL; encoded by the exons ATGGCGAAACAAGAtaagaaagagagaaaaatattagcATTTACAGGTGGAATAGCTATTGCAGCTTTTGCTCTAAACCTAATCATCTCAGCCATTCATAAcaataaacaaaaaaacaagaacAAATCCAAAAAAG ATATTCCAGGTTCAAATGTTCGTGTTAATTTGACGGCGAGTGAGATACTTAAATTAGCTGATCAAGTAATTGCAAAATCTAAAGAGGTTTATAGTGCAGTAGCTTCAGTCTCACTAGACAAG GTTACATATGCGAATGTGATTTTGCCTATTGCAGAACTAGAAGCACGTCAATTTCCATTAGTACAGTCATGTGTGTTTCAAAAGATGGTTGCTATTTCGGAGGAAGTTCGTAAAGCTAGTGCTGAAGCTGAGAAGAAGATAGATGATCATATCCTTATGTGCAG CAAGCGTGATGATGTGTATCGTGTAATCAAGGCTTTTACCACAAAAGGTGAATGGATTAACCCAGAAGCAGAACGTTACGTTCAGTGCCTG GTTCAGGATTTTGAGCGGAATGGATTGAACCTATCTTCCAGCAAAAGAGAAGAAGTTCAACGATTGCGAGCTCAAATTGATGAGCTGAGCATGCGGTATATCCAAAACTTGAATGATGATTGCACTTCTCTTCTCTTCAGTGAGGCAGATCTGCTTGGATTGCCACCAAAATTTATTCAG AGCTTGGACAAGGCCAACAATGGAAAATTAAAGATCAACCTTAGAGGTCAGCATGTTTCTCCATTACTAGAGCATTGCAAG GTGGGAAGCACGAGGAAGATGGTGGCAATTGCCTATGGTCGGAGATGCGGAGAAACCAATCTTTCCCTCTTAGAAAATCTG GTTCAGAGACGTCATAAACTTGCTAGGTTGCTTGGCTATTCAAACTATGCTGACTATGCTGTTGAGCCTAGAATGGCGAAGATGTCTGCTAAG GTGTTTGAGTTCCTAGAGAACATCTCTATCAGTTTAACGGACTTGGCTACTAAAGAACTTGCTGCACTTAAAGATCTGAAG AAGCAAGAGGAAGGGCAATCTCCCTTTGGAATGGAAGACCTACTGTATTATGTGAAAAGGGCTGAACAACAGAAGCTTGATCTTGACTATGGAGTTGTCAATCAATATTTTCCTATTAGCTTGGTTCTTTCAGGgattttcaaaattttccaaGACCTATTTG GCCTAAAATTTGAGGAGATGGCAGATGCTGAGGTTTGGCATAATGATGTTCTCTGTTTCTCTGCTTTGGACTTAAGTTCTAGTGAGCTCTTAGGTTATTTCTACCTAGATCTCTATGCCAG GGAAGGGAAGTATGACCAAACTTGTGTTGTGTCCCTGCAAAATGGTTCTTTATCATCAAATGGTGCACGCCAG ATGCCAGTAGCACTACTATTGTCCCACTTCCAAAATGAAGTTGACGGTAGCTCTCGGTTGTTGCGATTCTCGGAGGTGGTTAATCTTTTCCACGAACTTGGTCATGTG GTCCATCATATCTGCAATCGTGCGTCATTTGCTAGATTCTCGgggttccatgttgatccagatTTTGTTGAGATTCCTAGTCAAGTTCTAGAAAACTG GTGTTACGAAAGCAGCACTTTGAAGTTAATGTCTGGTTTCCATCAG GACATTACTAAACCAGTTACAGATGAAATGTGCTCTTCATTGAAGAAAAGGCGGGATTCATTTTCtgcaattaagttgaagcaagaaaTTCTTCTCT GTCTTTTGGATCAAATTATACATTCAAGTGAAAATGTTGACACAATGGAACTACTCAAGCATCTTCACCCAAAG GTGATGTTAGGGTTACCAATTCTAGAGGGAACAAATCCAGCTTCAAGTTTTCCACGTCTTGCTATTGGTTATGAAGCCACTTGCTATAGTCGCATTTGGAGTGAG GTTTTTGCTGCGGATATATTTGCAACCAAGTTTCAAGATGGCCTTGTAAATCCTCATGTAGGCATGCAGTTCAGAAATAAG GTATTGGCCCCTGGAGGATCAAAAGAACCCATCGAGCTTTTATCAGACTTTTTGGGAAGAGAACCATCAATTCAAGCTTATATTGACAACAAAACGAAGAACAGTTTGTGA
- the LOC113298209 gene encoding probable thimet oligopeptidase isoform X2 codes for MAKQDKKERKILAFTGGIAIAAFALNLIISAIHNNKQKNKNKSKKDIPGSNVRVNLTASEILKLADQVIAKSKEVYSAVASVSLDKVTYANVILPIAELEARQFPLVQSCVFQKMVAISEEVRKASAEAEKKIDDHILMCSKRDDVYRVIKAFTTKGEWINPEAERYVQCLVQDFERNGLNLSSSKREEVQRLRAQIDELSMRYIQNLNDDCTSLLFSEADLLGLPPKFIQNLKMCTYQSLDKANNGKLKINLRGQHVSPLLEHCKVGSTRKMVAIAYGRRCGETNLSLLENLVQRRHKLARLLGYSNYADYAVEPRMAKMSAKVFEFLENISISLTDLATKELAALKDLKKQEEGQSPFGMEDLLYYVKRAEQQKLDLDYGVVNQYFPISLVLSGIFKIFQDLFGLKFEEMADAEVWHNDVLCFSALDLSSSELLGYFYLDLYAREGKYDQTCVVSLQNGSLSSNGARQMPVALLLSHFQNEVDGSSRLLRFSEVVNLFHELGHVVHHICNRASFARFSGFHVDPDFVEIPSQVLENWCYESSTLKLMSGFHQDITKPVTDEMCSSLKKRRDSFSAIKLKQEILLCLLDQIIHSSENVDTMELLKHLHPKVMLGLPILEGTNPASSFPRLAIGYEATCYSRIWSEVFAADIFATKFQDGLVNPHVGMQFRNKVLAPGGSKEPIELLSDFLGREPSIQAYIDNKTKNSL; via the exons ATGGCGAAACAAGAtaagaaagagagaaaaatattagcATTTACAGGTGGAATAGCTATTGCAGCTTTTGCTCTAAACCTAATCATCTCAGCCATTCATAAcaataaacaaaaaaacaagaacAAATCCAAAAAAG ATATTCCAGGTTCAAATGTTCGTGTTAATTTGACGGCGAGTGAGATACTTAAATTAGCTGATCAAGTAATTGCAAAATCTAAAGAGGTTTATAGTGCAGTAGCTTCAGTCTCACTAGACAAG GTTACATATGCGAATGTGATTTTGCCTATTGCAGAACTAGAAGCACGTCAATTTCCATTAGTACAGTCATGTGTGTTTCAAAAGATGGTTGCTATTTCGGAGGAAGTTCGTAAAGCTAGTGCTGAAGCTGAGAAGAAGATAGATGATCATATCCTTATGTGCAG CAAGCGTGATGATGTGTATCGTGTAATCAAGGCTTTTACCACAAAAGGTGAATGGATTAACCCAGAAGCAGAACGTTACGTTCAGTGCCTG GTTCAGGATTTTGAGCGGAATGGATTGAACCTATCTTCCAGCAAAAGAGAAGAAGTTCAACGATTGCGAGCTCAAATTGATGAGCTGAGCATGCGGTATATCCAAAACTTGAATGATGATTGCACTTCTCTTCTCTTCAGTGAGGCAGATCTGCTTGGATTGCCACCAAAATTTATTCAG AATCTAAAGATGTGTACTTATCAGAGCTTGGACAAGGCCAACAATGGAAAATTAAAGATCAACCTTAGAGGTCAGCATGTTTCTCCATTACTAGAGCATTGCAAG GTGGGAAGCACGAGGAAGATGGTGGCAATTGCCTATGGTCGGAGATGCGGAGAAACCAATCTTTCCCTCTTAGAAAATCTG GTTCAGAGACGTCATAAACTTGCTAGGTTGCTTGGCTATTCAAACTATGCTGACTATGCTGTTGAGCCTAGAATGGCGAAGATGTCTGCTAAG GTGTTTGAGTTCCTAGAGAACATCTCTATCAGTTTAACGGACTTGGCTACTAAAGAACTTGCTGCACTTAAAGATCTGAAG AAGCAAGAGGAAGGGCAATCTCCCTTTGGAATGGAAGACCTACTGTATTATGTGAAAAGGGCTGAACAACAGAAGCTTGATCTTGACTATGGAGTTGTCAATCAATATTTTCCTATTAGCTTGGTTCTTTCAGGgattttcaaaattttccaaGACCTATTTG GCCTAAAATTTGAGGAGATGGCAGATGCTGAGGTTTGGCATAATGATGTTCTCTGTTTCTCTGCTTTGGACTTAAGTTCTAGTGAGCTCTTAGGTTATTTCTACCTAGATCTCTATGCCAG GGAAGGGAAGTATGACCAAACTTGTGTTGTGTCCCTGCAAAATGGTTCTTTATCATCAAATGGTGCACGCCAG ATGCCAGTAGCACTACTATTGTCCCACTTCCAAAATGAAGTTGACGGTAGCTCTCGGTTGTTGCGATTCTCGGAGGTGGTTAATCTTTTCCACGAACTTGGTCATGTG GTCCATCATATCTGCAATCGTGCGTCATTTGCTAGATTCTCGgggttccatgttgatccagatTTTGTTGAGATTCCTAGTCAAGTTCTAGAAAACTG GTGTTACGAAAGCAGCACTTTGAAGTTAATGTCTGGTTTCCATCAG GACATTACTAAACCAGTTACAGATGAAATGTGCTCTTCATTGAAGAAAAGGCGGGATTCATTTTCtgcaattaagttgaagcaagaaaTTCTTCTCT GTCTTTTGGATCAAATTATACATTCAAGTGAAAATGTTGACACAATGGAACTACTCAAGCATCTTCACCCAAAG GTGATGTTAGGGTTACCAATTCTAGAGGGAACAAATCCAGCTTCAAGTTTTCCACGTCTTGCTATTGGTTATGAAGCCACTTGCTATAGTCGCATTTGGAGTGAG GTTTTTGCTGCGGATATATTTGCAACCAAGTTTCAAGATGGCCTTGTAAATCCTCATGTAGGCATGCAGTTCAGAAATAAG GTATTGGCCCCTGGAGGATCAAAAGAACCCATCGAGCTTTTATCAGACTTTTTGGGAAGAGAACCATCAATTCAAGCTTATATTGACAACAAAACGAAGAACAGTTTGTGA
- the LOC113298210 gene encoding serine/threonine protein phosphatase 2A 57 kDa regulatory subunit B' theta isoform-like translates to MIKQILGRLPRKHSKSTEHHDSGGTSAPATSSTSNKSGNLSNVSPPSTMGLNDVNRYPEVENLNLNGSSSVSQYEALPGFRDVPSAEKQNLFVKKLNLCCVVFDFTDPTKNVKEKEIKRQTLLELVDYVTSANGKFTLVVMQELTKMLSVNLFRTATCQPRESKVLEAFDVEDDEPMMDPAWTHLQIVYELLLRFVASPETDAKLAKRYIDHSFVLRLLDLFDSEDPREREYLKTILHRVYGKFMVHRPYVRKAINNIFYRFIFETEKHSGIAELLEILGSIINGFALPLKEEHKLFLVRALIPLHKPKCIAMYHQQLSYCITQFLEKDCKLADTVIRGLVKYWPITNSSKEVLFLGELEEVLEATQLPEFQRCMVPLFRQLARSMSSSHFQVAERTLFLWNNDHIETLIKQNRGVILPIIFPALERNAKNHWNQSVQNLTLNVRKLFSDLDPELFEECLIKFQEEEAGENEIKARREAIWKRLDEIAASKATSYEPVLVHRSMISRTSSS, encoded by the exons ATGATCAAACAGATACTTGGTAGGCTACCCCgtaaacattccaagtctactgAACATCATGATTCAGGGGGAACATCTGCTCCTGCTACTTCTTCCACCAGTAACAAGTCTGGGAATTTAAGCAATGTCTCTCCTCCTAGTACCATGGGATTAAATGATGTCAACAGGTATCCTGAAGTAGAAAATTTAAATTTGAATGGGAGCTCTTCTGTTTCACAATATGAAGCTTTGCCTGGTTTTAGGGATGTGCCTAGTGCTGAGAAGCAAAACCTCTTTGTAAAGAAGTTGaatttgtgttgtgttgtgtttgaTTTCACGGATCCCACGAAAAAtgtgaaagaaaaagagattaagcGGCAGACATTACTGGAGCTTGTAGATTATGTTACTTCAGCAAATGGGAAGTTTACTTTAGTTGTCATGCAAGAGCTTACAAAGATGTTATCTGTGAATTTGTTTAGAACAGCTACTTGTCAACCCCGAGAAAGTAAGGTCTTGGAAGCATTTGATGTGGAAGATGATGAGCCCATGATGGATCCAGCTTGGACTCACTTGCAGATTGTGTATGAGTTACTACTGAGGTTTGTGGCATCCCCTGAGACAGACGCAAAATTGGCTAAGAGATATATCGATCACTCTTTTGTTCTTAGATTGCTAGATCTTTTTGACTCTGAAGACCCAAGAGAGAGGGAGTATTTGAAAACGATTCTTCACCGCGTCTATGGGAAGTTTATGGTACACAGGCCTTACGTAAGAAAAGCTATCAATAACATCTTTTACCGTTTTATTTTCGAGACGGAGAAACATAGTGGGATTGCCGAGCTTTTAGAGATCTTAGGCAGTATAATCAATGGGTTTGCCTTGCCACTGAAAGAAGAACATAAACTATTTCTTGTTCGGGCTCTCATTCCTCTCCACAAACCTAAATGCATAGCAATGTATCACCAACAACTGTCATACTGCATTACACAATTTCTAGAGAAAGACTGCAAGCTTGCAGATACTGTGATACGGGGTCTGGTGAAGTATTGGCCTATCACAAATAGCTCTAAAGAGGTCTTGTTCTTAGGGGAGCTGGAGGAAGTTTTAGAGGCAACTCAGCTCCCAGAGTTTCAAAGGTGCATGGTTCCCTTGTTTCGTCAGCTTGCTCGTAGCATGAGCAGTTCACACTTTCAG GTGGCTGAAAGGACGTTATTTTTGTGGAACAATGATCATATCGAGACCTTAATCAAGCAAAATCGTGGAGTTATATTACCAATTATCTTCCCTGCCTTGGAGAGAAATGCTAAAAACCACTGGAACCAGTCTGTTCAAAATTTAACGCTCAATGTCCGCAAGCTCTTCTCCGACCTTGATCCTGAGCTGTTTGAGGAGTGCTTGATCAAGTTTCAggaagaagaagcaggagaaaaCGAGATTAAAGCAAGGCGTGAAGCCATATGGAAGCGTCTGGACGAAATTGCTGCTTCGAAAGCCACAAGTTATGAACCTGTGCTAGTTCATCGCAGCATGATTTCTCGTACGTCTTCCAGCTAG